In the Armatimonas rosea genome, CTATGGACCGCCGCTGCCAGAGCCGCGAGCTGACTGCGGTCGCGGCTACTGGTGCTGGCGGCGGTGCTCTTGCTTGCCTTGCGGGCTTGCTTGTCGGGCTTCTGTGCGTGGGAAGGCAGGCTTAGAGCAAGAAAAACGGTGGAGAGAAGAAGGATATTTTTCATGTCCTCACCGACGAAAAAGCCTGCCTTGGGGTTCACTCCGCTTGTCTAGGCGCGCCCCTCTTGCTCCGCGGTCAGGAGCGGGTTACCGTCTTTGGCCTTGGCCGCGGCGAGCCCCTCGGCGGCCTGGCGCTCCCAGAGCAGGCGGGAGAGGACCCGGCGCACCATCGCGAGCTGCACGGCGATCTCGGCGTACTCGTTTTGCTTGGAGTGGTGCTCAACCCCCCAGCAGCCCGTGTAGCCCGCATCCAGGAGGAGTGCCATCTTCTCGGCCAGGCAGGTGTGGGTGACCCGGGCATCGACATGGGTGTGCACCGCGTAGGGCGCGAGCCGCCGGTCGCCTTCGTCGGGGTCGCCCAGCTCCCAGTGCCCGATGTGCAGCAGGATCCCGTAGGCCGGGTGCGCGACTGTCTTGGCGATCGCTTCCATGTTGTCGGCGATCAGCGAGATGCCCCAGTGGGTCTCGGGGCCGACCGAGAAGCCATGCTCCTGCCCAAAGACACAGTACTCACGGAACTGGTCGGAGACAATCTCCAGCTGCTCGGGGCTCATGTGCTCTAGCTTGCCGCCGGTGTCGATCCGCACGGTCTTTGCCCCGAGGGTCGCGGCGACTCTTAGGTGCTCAAAGGCCAGCTCGCGGTTCTTGGCGCGCGCTTCAGGGCTATCTTCCCAGACATGGCAGCCATCGGCGTGGTAGTTGACCAGGGTCAGCTCGCGCTCGTCAAGCCCCTGGCGCACCTTGCGGATCAGCGCGCTGTCCAGCGAGGGAAGCAAGCCGTTCCAGATATCGGCGGTGTCGAGGCCGAAGCGGTAGCGGCAGCTCTCCAGGTAGCCAAAGATATCGATCTTGCCCTCGGAGAGGAGCCCGTGGACACTGTAACCTGCGATAGAGATCTTCATTGTTGTTTTTCCTTCGAGGGGTTGAAAATCCCTCGCTAGAGGCGCTGCGCGCCCAGGGCCCTCTGGGCCGGTGAATGCGCCGTTCGGTAGGACGTCCGGCAACTTGTTGCCTTCAGCGAGGAATTTTCAACTCCTCGCACACCCAGGTCGTTTTAGCGGCTCAGAAACGGCCGCACCGCCTCGGCGAGGATCTTGTAGCCATCGGCGTTGAGGTGGAGCTTGTCGGTGATAAAGAGCTCGGGGCGCGGCTCTCCTGTGGGGCCAAAGAGCTTCTCGCGCACGGGGATAAAGTCCACCCCGTTGCGCTGGCAGAGGCGCTGGATAATCCGATTGGTCTCCACGACGGCATCGCGCTGGGCCCAGCGGCTGGGGCTGCTCGTCAGCTCGATAAACGAGAGCCGGGTGCGGGGCAGAAGCTGGCGGACGGTGACCACGAAGTCGCTGAAGTCTTGGGCCACCTGCCGGGGCGTCCGCTTGGCATTGATGTCGTTGGTTCCCGCAAAGAGCACGATCTGGCGCGGCTGGTAGGGGAGCAGGATGCGCGGGGCAAAGTGGGTCGAGTCTGGGAGCTGGGAGCCGCCAAAGCCCCGGTTGAGCGTGTTGTAGCCGGGGAAGTCCTTCTCAAGGCTCTTCCAGATACGGATGGTCGAGCTTCCGACAAAGACAATGCCGCCGGGGCGTGGGAAGCGCTTGCGGTCCGCTGCCTCGAAGGCCGCGATCTCTTTCTCCCACTGTTTCGGGTTTGCTTGCATGGGCCAATTATGCCACACTTTGCGCTCGTGCGCGGGCTTTCATCGCGAGCTCCTCGATGCGGCGGGGGCAGCGGTCGATTGCCCAGCGCACGAGATCAAACGCCTTGAGAAGCGCCAGATCTTGCACCTGAGCAAGGAGCGCCGCCCGCGTCTCAATCGGCCAGCCGTAGCCATCGAGAAACGTCCCAAGGAACTCGTCGGGCACATTCAGCAGGTCGTAGTGGGGGACGACATGCGCCTCAGCACAGCCCCAGTCGAGGAGTACCAGCGTGCCCTCTGGGGTAAGGACCGTGTTGCGCGGCGATAGGTCTCCATGACACAGCCCCAGCGCGACAGGCTGGCTCTGGAGCGCGGTGAAGCGCGCCACGATGAAGTCGCGCTGGTGGGAGGCGTAGACCCCTAGCCCAAGCAGGGCATCGTTTGCGGTGAGGCTATCAAGGTTGTAGCGCACAAAACGCTGCCACCCGCGCTGTGCCGGTGTTGGGCAAAAGACCGCCACGCTTGGGGGAATGTTGGAAGGGGGTGGAGGAACGAAGGAGAAGATATCCGCCGACTCGCCAAATCCCGCGAGGGAGCAGGTGTGAAAGCGTCGGGCGTAGCCGCCCAGAGTGTGCCAGAGAAGGTGGGGCGCAAGCGTGCTCTGCGCCCCATTCACTCCCTCGATATAGCTTAAAATCTGGTAGGGCCAGCCGTCGTGGATGCCGAACTGGAGCACGAGTGGGCTGGGAATCCCGAGGCGGGTGGCCTCCTCCAAACACCAGAGCTCTTTGGTGTAGGATGCCTCCGCGCCCGCTCTGTCCTCAGGCTTAGGCAGGCGCACGACGATCCGTTTTTTGGGGAACTGGGCCACGAAAATATCGTTGACGCTTCCAAGGCCCGGTAGCGCTTCGATACGTGTGGCGGCTTGGCCGAAAAACTCTCGGGCGATGGCTTCCGCGCGAACCATAGCCCCCATCCTATCAGGTATGCTAACACCATGAGTACTGTTTCTCCCGGTGCGATCCAGGCCGCACAAGATGCTCTCGATGCCCATGTGCGCGAGATTATCGCCTGGCACTTCTCCCCCGAGACCGGCTGTCCTTTCTGGCTCGACTGGGCCAAGTCCGCCGACTTCGACCCGATCAAGGCCGTGACCTGCGCTGCGGACCTGGCCAAGTTCCCACACTTCCAGGACGAGTGGCTGCGCGACCTGCCCAACGAGGTCTGGGTGCCCAAGCCCTACACCGGCCGCCCGTTCTTTGTCTTTGAGACCGGCGGGACCACGGGGATGCCCAAGCAGCGGATCGGCTGGGACGACCACAAGCACGACTACGAGGAGTTCTCAGCAGGCCTCGACGACAAGTTCTTCCCCAAGGGCGGCAACTGGCTCATGCTCGGCCCCACCGGCCCACGCCGCCTGCGCCTCGCCATCGAGCACCTGGCCAACTTCCGCGGCGGCTCGTGCTACCACACCGACCTGGACCCGCGCTGGGTGAAGCGCCTGATCGCCGATAAAGAGTTTGAGACCGCCAAGAAGTACAAGAAGCACGCGGTCGAGCAGGGCGCGACCTTGCTCAAGCACCGCAAGATCAGCTGCCTCTTCACCACGCCGCTACTCCTAGAGGCGCTGGATGAGTATGTCAATGTCCCCGATGCCGGAATCAAGGGAGTCTTCTGCGGCGGGACGTCGATGAACCCGCAGACCGTGCGCTTCCTGATCGAGGAGATCCTCGACAACCGCGCTCAGTTTGTCCCGACCTACGGCAACACGCTCATGGGCCTCGCCCAGAGCCGCCCGGTGACCCGCGAGGACAACTACTCCATCACCTACCACGCCCCGCAGCCCCGCGCCGTGCTCCGCATTGTCGATCCCAACGACACCCAGACCACCGTGGACTACGACACCTGGGGCCGGGTCGAGCTCTCGACCCTCACCAAGGAGTTCTTCATGCCGCGCTTCCTGGAGCGCGACGAAGCCCTGCGCCGCCAGCCCTGGGGCCGCTTCGCCTGGGACGGTGTGGGGGAAGTGCGCCCGTTTGGCGCACTGGAGACCAAGGCCATCGAGGGCGTCTACTAGAGACTTACCAGGAGCCCTGGAAAGAGGTTGGAGGGAGCGCCCAAGACTTGGTGCGCTCCTTTCCTTTTTCTGACATCATCTCGCCTGCCTCTACGGAAAATTTGCCATCTCGAAGAGCGAAGCGGAAGCTGTCATTGTCGTTGTTTTCATAGGCACTGACCCGAAGGTGTTGTGGCTTTTCACCCCTGCGCTCCATAGGAACAATGGTGACCCAGCGTGGGTATCCTTCGACATCTCGCCAAAAATAGCTCTGTAGCTGGCCAGGGTAGAGCGCTTCCAGCCGACGGCACGTCTGGTGGTACAAGTCCTTAATGGTGCTTCCTTGTGCGGGATGATCGTAGGTATTGATATGCAGATCCCATGAGGAGAGGGGGCCGAGCTGTGGGCGGTTGGAGTCGTGAAGGGATTGGATGAGGTCTCTTGCCACCTGAACGTCGGAAGGAGGCTTGATCACATAAAAGATGGCAATCACAAGACTGACGGCGAGTGCGGCAATGATGATTGCAGGTTTTTTCACGAAATTCACCTCGTGGCTGGCATCACTTCAAACATGGACTGAGAACGGAAGAAGCAGACGTTGAATTCCTGGAAGAAGTTAACTTGGCCTAGAAGTACTCGGACGTGGTCGGTTTGTGCCCACGCAAAAGCAAGTCGAACCGGTGGAAACGAGGCGACGGTTGCCGAAAGTACGACACCACGGGCAGGAATCTGTGCGAGATTTCCTGCAAGTGTGATGGTGTGGTGCTGGTCTTCCCAGCTTAAACCTAGCTCCAGTCCTAAACTATAGGGAAGAACATTGATAGAAGCACCTGTATCCAACATGCCCGCTGTTGCAAGTTGCTGGCTCTGATACGAGAGGAAGAAGGGAAGCAGGGGAACGAGGCTAGAGCCAGGAAGATGGGGATTCGCATTCACGAACGGGAATGTGGCAGGCTCCAACTCTGTCACATTCTGCCTGCCTTATCGTCCTCAAGCAGTTTTTGCAACGAGGCAGCTGCCTCATGGTTCTCCGCGGGTGTCCACACGGGATAGGAATTTTCGAGGACAACACCTGCTTTTGTCAGCTCTTCTTGCTGGGCTAGCTCAGCGAGAAGCTCTTGCACGAGCATAAATTTCTCCTGGCGTGGGAGGGCATGGAGCGCAGGACGTAACTCGGTCAGGGACATGTCTGATTTTATCACTGCCTTGAATGCATTTACGACGCCGGTGCCCTTTTCTTTTGTTAGGGACGAGCACCGTGCGCGATCAGTAGCTGCCGCATCTGGGGATTTTGGGTCCAACGGATCATTCGGTAGTCGCTGTGGAGAGGGCCACCATCGAAAGGATCGCGGCCCATAAGGCGGTAGGCTGTTGCCTTGAGGTCATAGCCGGACCAGAGTGCGTTGGGGTCTACGCCTGCGTCCAAGAGCTTCTCGACCTTGGCGATATCGTTTCTGCTGATGGCTTCGGTGAGGGCATAGTCGCGCTCGTTGCGCTGCCAGAGGAGCGTGCTTCCTAGCAGAAAAAAGCAAAAAAGTACCAAGATGAGCCGCTTGATATATTTCATGGAAGTCCGGCCTACTCCGCGAGTTTTTTGAGGCCCGCTTCGATGGTCTGCGTGTTTGGCCCCTCACGGAGCGCGATCCCGAGGTCGGGGCGGGTGAGGGCTTCGTTGACCTTGGGGGCCATGAGGATCGTCTTGCCCAAGCGAATGACGATGGTCTTATGGAGCGCTCCTTGGGTGAAGGCGGTGAGCTTCTTGGTGTCGTCGGGAGTGAGCCGTACCTGGATCACCGACGCTTTCGATCCCTTCGGCGAGGTCGTTTGGGGGGTGGCACTCTCCAGGTGGGTGAGGGAGAGCTCGGGTGTCGCGGCGATATAGCCTAGCTTGGGATAGTGCTCGGTATCGAGAAACTGCCCTCCCTCCACCTTCGTGGCGCTTAGCGTGTAGAACGTCAGCGGAGTGGGCGGCGCGCTCTTCTGGCACCCGGCAAGGACGAGGAGCAGCAGAGTAAGCGAGGTGGTGAGGGTGCACATATGAGGATTGTACTTCTTTCAAAAGTGTCCGCAACCACCAGAGTTCCGGCTTAAGAGGGCGACGGCTGCCTTCGCAGCCAACCTAACCTACTGCGTCCGCAGGGACGCGTCGCCCTTGCAAGCCCGAGGACTCGTTCCTCGGGAAACTCTTGAAAGAGGTTGTTTCTTTCTTTGGGTTAGTGCTTCGTGGCGTAGTGTAGCCAGGAGCTCTCCGGGAGACCTGGGCCAGGCTTGCCATCAACCGCCGTGACTTTCCCCTGGTGGACGATCTCTTTGAGCCCATCGGGGCCATCCGTGGTGAGGAGGCTATTGCTCTCGACACACATCCAGGAATGATTGACCTGTACCCAGGAGTGCTTGCCGGTTCGCACCAGGAATTTCCCTAGATACTCTCCCTTTTGAATGCGCTGCCAGCCCGGAGCGAGCTTTCTTTCGGGAGCGGAGCTATTGGTCTGAAAGCGACAGTCTGCCGAGAGAGGCTTGATCTCGACCAGACCGTGCCATTTGGAGAACATCAGGGGGACATCACCACCGGCGACGGCGATTTTTGTTCCATTCAAAACAACCAGTGTCATGACCACAACCAGCATCAACTTTTTCTTCATCACGAACTCCTCGACTGCTGTTTTGGTAGGGGGCATCTCTGCAGATGGCTCTCTCCCCTCTTTAAGGTGGTTCCAAGCACGGTAGAGCGCTCGTATAACTTGGCAACCGTTAGGAGATAGTTTACCCTAAGAGTCGTGTTACCACTCGTAGCGAGTCTAGCCTTGGGTATCACCGACTTTGGTCCGAGTATGGAGAACCTCGCCGTCGCGCAGGCCGAGCTCTTGGAAGCCACTACGGAGTGCGACCCGGCGGGAGGCGGTGTTGTCGGGGGCAGTGAGCAG is a window encoding:
- a CDS encoding sugar phosphate isomerase/epimerase family protein, whose amino-acid sequence is MKISIAGYSVHGLLSEGKIDIFGYLESCRYRFGLDTADIWNGLLPSLDSALIRKVRQGLDERELTLVNYHADGCHVWEDSPEARAKNRELAFEHLRVAATLGAKTVRIDTGGKLEHMSPEQLEIVSDQFREYCVFGQEHGFSVGPETHWGISLIADNMEAIAKTVAHPAYGILLHIGHWELGDPDEGDRRLAPYAVHTHVDARVTHTCLAEKMALLLDAGYTGCWGVEHHSKQNEYAEIAVQLAMVRRVLSRLLWERQAAEGLAAAKAKDGNPLLTAEQEGRA
- a CDS encoding phosphotransferase, with the translated sequence MVRAEAIAREFFGQAATRIEALPGLGSVNDIFVAQFPKKRIVVRLPKPEDRAGAEASYTKELWCLEEATRLGIPSPLVLQFGIHDGWPYQILSYIEGVNGAQSTLAPHLLWHTLGGYARRFHTCSLAGFGESADIFSFVPPPPSNIPPSVAVFCPTPAQRGWQRFVRYNLDSLTANDALLGLGVYASHQRDFIVARFTALQSQPVALGLCHGDLSPRNTVLTPEGTLVLLDWGCAEAHVVPHYDLLNVPDEFLGTFLDGYGWPIETRAALLAQVQDLALLKAFDLVRWAIDRCPRRIEELAMKARARAQSVA
- a CDS encoding GDSL-type esterase/lipase family protein gives rise to the protein MQANPKQWEKEIAAFEAADRKRFPRPGGIVFVGSSTIRIWKSLEKDFPGYNTLNRGFGGSQLPDSTHFAPRILLPYQPRQIVLFAGTNDINAKRTPRQVAQDFSDFVVTVRQLLPRTRLSFIELTSSPSRWAQRDAVVETNRIIQRLCQRNGVDFIPVREKLFGPTGEPRPELFITDKLHLNADGYKILAEAVRPFLSR
- a CDS encoding aspartyl protease family protein, which gives rise to MTELEPATFPFVNANPHLPGSSLVPLLPFFLSYQSQQLATAGMLDTGASINVLPYSLGLELGLSWEDQHHTITLAGNLAQIPARGVVLSATVASFPPVRLAFAWAQTDHVRVLLGQVNFFQEFNVCFFRSQSMFEVMPATR